A stretch of DNA from Cannabis sativa cultivar Pink pepper isolate KNU-18-1 chromosome X, ASM2916894v1, whole genome shotgun sequence:
GATTTCAACACTCCACCTCAACTATATCTGAATACTTTAGGAAAGTCTTGAGGGCAGTATGTCGCTTATCCAAAGAGTTAATTACTCCACCTTCGTTTGATGTAGTTCCTCCAGAAATTCGATTCAATCCAAAATACTATCCATTTTTGAAGGTAGAAAAACTTATACtatctcttttattattattttaatatttaataaataaagaataaaagccaataatttcttttttatttttagaattgTGTCGGAGCTATAGATGGGACCCATATCTCTGCTCATGTTCCCATTGATGAACAAATACCATATCGAGGCCGGAAGGTGGATACAACTCAAAATGTCATGTGTATATGTTCATTTGACATGAAGTTCACATATGTTGTTGCTGGATGGGAAGGATCGGCTAATGATGCACGAATTCTTTCAGAATGTGCCACAAACCCAGATTATGAATTTCCAGCTCCACCCAATGGTAAGTGTTATCAAACTTATTGTGTTTATTGACATTGTTttgtattaatatttatatggaAAACTAATATCAATTAACATTATTTAGGAAAATATTATCTGGTTGATTCTGGATACACAAACATGCCTGGTTTCCTGTCCCCATATCGAGGGGAAAGATATCATTTGAATCAATATGCAGATCGTAATCCTTTAGGAAAAAGAGAGTTGTTCAATTATCGACATTCGTCTTTGAGAAATGTCATCGAGCGGTGCTTTGGCGTATTGAAGGCTCGTTTTCCCATTTTAAAGCAAATGCCTTCGTATGATCTGAAAATACAGAAGTACATTGTGATTGCATGTTGTGGGATTCCCAATTTTATAAGGACGAATGCagaaaaagatatatattttgatGGAGATGAAGACATTCCCGAAGTACAAGATACTACTATACAAAGCACTCACGAAACTTTGAATGATAGTGTTGAGTTTAGCATTTCAAGAGATCAAATTCGTGAAATGGCTAATGTTCGTGATGAAATTGCTGATCATATATGGAGAGCAAATCGACGATGAAGATAATGAGtgaagtttattaataattaaaactttttaaatattttgtttcaAGATTGAACAATTATtagttcatattttattatgattttgTCAGTTTTGTGTTATAGATAATGAGTTTCGTGATTCAAAttacttgaatttttttaaaatgctaatgagtattttttatttaatttttttataattatatatttattaaaatttaaaataaatgatattcataatttttttaattaaaaaaagaaaaaaaatcaaaatttatgttttttgtttttaaaattaaaaaataaaaatggttaCAGAACacctttttgttttttgtttttaaaaacagaaaacaaaaagtGATtgcagaacacacttttattttctgtttttaaaatttgaaaacaaaagtggttgtagaacgtatttttgtttttcaaaaacaaaaaaatctacttttatttttctgtttttaaaattaaaaaacaaaagtgttaccaaacgcaaCCTTAATTTTGTACATGTTAAAGTTAGccgcaaaaatcctaattattttttttttttttttcactaaacCAACTCGACCTTACCAATTTTAGCAACATGAAAAAAAGGAGAGATTATTACTCCTTAGGCAATTCTCTtatttaaacatatatatatgaattttaagCTAAGCTTAGCTAACCCTTCTCACTCTCTCTGCCatggatcatcatcatcaacactGCTCTGAATCCCCTCAAACCCTATCCCCACCGCCACCTTCATCCACAGAtgacaccaccaccaccatcactACTCCCACCTGCTGCAAATGCGGCGCCACCGCCGCTTTCAATGCTCCACCGCCATGGTCTGAAATCTCTCCCCCAAACTACCGTCCTATTCGAGCTCCGGCGATAAACCTCCCTCCAAACCAATCTCAACAAGCTATAATCCTCACCCCAGTTCCCCAAGCCCAACGGGTCCCCATTGAAACGCCGCCGTTTCAATTCCAAACCCCTTCGAAGCGAATCCAATCCCCTGAAGACATCCGTAGATTCCATGAATCCTTCTCTGGTAAGAACTTCCTTGGTTTCATCGTCGCTCTCTCTGAATCTGTACGCGGCCGCAAGATTTCTGATCCTGTTCACCATCAATCCCCAATCACTGACTCCATCGTCTCTATTCTTGAAACCCTAATCCAGTGGGTTGATGAAATTCCTCCTACTCAGATGAAATCGCGGTACGGGAACGTTTCGTACAGGGTTTGGCAGGAGCGATTGGTGGAAAACAGCGAAAACCTAATGCTTCGATTCCTCCCCGATGATCTCCGATCTTCAACGGTGGAGATCGTTCCTTACTTCACTGATAGTTTTGGGAATTCTAGCCGTATCGACTATGGTACTGGTCACGAGACCAATTTTGCGGCGTGGTTGTATTGCTTAGCGAGATTAGGATTGATCAAGGAAGAGGATTATGATTCAGTAGTGATCAGAATCTTCGTAAAGTACATGGCTTTGATGAGGAAATTGCAGACAGTTTATTGTTTGGAGCCTGCTGGTTCTCATGGGGTTTGGGGTTTAGACGATTATCATTTCCTTCCTTACATTTTTGGGTCGTCTCAATTGATTAACCACAAGTACATGAAACCCAAATCGATTCATAATGAGGATATATTGGAAAATTTCTCCCATGAGTACCTTTATCTTTCTTGCATTGCTTTCGTGAAGAAGGTGAAAAAGGGTCCCTTTTCAGAGCATTCTCCATTGTTGGATGATATCAGTGGAGTCCCTAACTGGAACAAGGTCAACAGTGGTTTGCTTAAGATGTATAAAGTTGAGGTTTTGGAGAAAGTTCCCATTATGCAGCATTTCATCTTTGGTTCCCTCATTAAATGGTAACTTATCACTTCTGCTCTGTTCTGTTCTGTTTACAGATTTTGTTTTCCCCAAtttgtttttgagtttttggtTGTTTGAGATGAAGGAACATGTCTTATAATACAGTTTTGCTTATTATTAGTTTGTTGCTAATTAATAAGCTTATCTTTAGTTTTATTGTATGTGTGTTGTTGCTCTTATCATATCATCCTTTCATGTAGTGTAGAGTATAGCTTAGGTCAGATTTACTAATGAGAAGTGGCCTTTAATGGAATGAAACATGGTGTGTCCCCTTTCAGTTTTTCCCTCCATTTGTTTTACCCTATCTAAGACATGATTTGGAGAATTTCACCCACTATTAAATAGGTGCGGCAATACGGGTTTTGACATGAATACaccacatgaaaaaaaaaaaaaaagagttaaatACGACACAACCCGCTTACCAAGAATTCAACATAaaagttatttataataatataactaCGTACAAATATTTGTTTTTAGTAATTCTATGTTGagttaaaaaaattctaaattaccAATTAAATAGTTAggttccttcaaaaaaaaaaaagttaagttcCTTGATAGAAGTCGATTACAAACATAATCTCAACTCAACCATTGCATTCATTGACAATGAATAGGGACCTACTTGCATACTAAGTACCCAATCACACATTCTATATATCTCAAATTCTCATTCACATTCTCTATCTTATATACTAATTTAACCCATTTTTTATTTGTCAGCTGTTTATGTCTGTGGATTgtgattcattttttttttctttctcatgGTTAAAGTCGCCATActgcaacaattttttttactgttccaatatttttatattaattattctaACATTGGATTGGGATTGAGATATCCTTTATACAAATTCTTCTCGGGACTTTTGTTTTCATACCAAATTCATCGATGTTGCTTACCAAAACAACTCGATTGAAGTTTCCCAATTGGATTTTGACTCATATGGAGGATAGCAGGGcctctattattattatcattattacaaCAAACCCATTTTATTCTATATATTTCTCTCCTTCAATAGTTGAGGTCCTCAGCTATATCTCTAAATCTTTTACTTGGGTGGCTCTCTGTCCATTGACTTTCTTGGTCTAATCACCGAAAGCTTTACTCGATATTCATATTTCTCCGTTGATTTCTTTATTTTGCAAGTGTTAGATCTAGTATGCCTATGGTTCTGTACACGGTTCCTTTAGTTTTGTATCAATTGGACAGTTAGCTGATAGGAGTTAGGAGTTAGTTAAGTCTGTTATTCTCTTCTCTAGGCTTATGTTAGTAGAGGTACTTCTTCTATAAATACCTCTAATTCTTTACTGTGTAATATCGTTGAACACATTTTAACCATAAGCTACTTTGAGTAATAAAGCTTAAACACATTCAAGTAATTTTTCCCTGAGATTGAGTGATCGTATTCTGTGGTGTGTGTGTTCTCGGATTGCTCTTGGAGACATTCCTGGCATGTGAGATCGAACTTGTTTCAACAGCAAGCTTATGCTCCTTTTGTTAGTCTCAAGTCCGAAACATCTAAAATTTAGTTCACGGCTCTTTGTAAGTGTTTGTTCCCTTATTTGGTTAGaaaatttcttttctaattttctataCTACTCTCAACTTTACTTTTTACCTTCATATAGTTCAAGTAGAAAACATAATATcagttgaaacttttccatCATAAGCTATATTAAGTTGTTCCTACTTGTTATAATCGAGTTATGTATTCCAAATGGTATGGTGTTGGCAGTTTAATGGTATAATTCTTAAAGATAATACTTtatgggctcgtttggaacgccgtattaggtcgtattgtattgtattgtattatattgaattggattatatatcatatttttatataatactatgttaaactttaatttatactaaaatattatatatttaggtgtccataaaaattaataccacatataattttacataaaaatattgtataaaatacaattcaatataatacaatacaatataatacgacttaatacggcgttccaaacgactTTGCATGAATGCTAATCACCTATGTTGTGCCATTATAGTTCTATTGtgttttttcaattctaaagaTATTTAATAGCAAACATGGTAAGAATCTGATTGGCATAatcattattattgttatttactTATCTCTAAGGTGGATTGACATAATCTttaaagctttttttttttcccctcTTCAGGTAGTTGTGCTTGCTCTTTTACACTCCACTCAAATCTCAATATTATCCTGAACGATATAAGCGCACGGGCAAACTTCATTATAAATTCCTAATGACGATTAATACCGGCTAGCAAAATAATGGTAGGAATAGGATCTTACTTTGGTAACACTTTGAACTTGTTTGTATTAGTGTCAATGACGGCGGGATAATATCCTCTATGTCCTGGCGGTGCTTCAATGGCAGCTCTGAACAAGTTCTCTCATTAGTTGGTGTTTGTGATGAGGATGATCACCATGGCAATGATAATGAGTCTTGTTTTGTTATCGAACAAATTATGTTGAAAGTAAAAGAAGTTGATCATTTTCTCATTGTAAAGGTTTCATTCACATGTTGATTAGTTGGATTTGGATAATTCATCATCTAACATTGATAGAGTTTATGTTATTCAGGGGATCTGTCCTTACCATTTTGCCACCTAACTTTTAGGATTTGAATTTGGGTATGATCTCCAATGTAATGTTTACAAGTATGCTAAAATCTTTAGTGATGAATTTTATGAGAACCCAATAGCCTAATGTTTACACACTCTACAAATTAACCAATTCCTCGAGAATGATCAAATAAAtgcaatgaaaaataaataaaatataattatgtatTATGAGTAGTACACAAAAATTGATGTATATTACAATATTCTAACTTATTTTAAGCTTTAGTCTTTCTCATATGACTATTGATATCTCTTAAAACTTTTGCCGAAACCAACAAAAGTCTCAAGTGAAAAATCCATGGTTTGTCAATTGGTCTGCAACTTGATTTCCTTAACGTATGACATTCATTCACTAAAATGGAATTCTATTTCTTTGTTTGGCTGCATTTAAAACTATTGGAATACCATTCTGATGGAAAGACCTTTCTATCATTTTGGTAGAATGactatttcattttaaaatagaaggaaagaccattccgatgcaagatttgaaaaaatttaataatttttttattaatttttttttatgcattttaaatctTATTACATTCCTATTCCAGTTCTCATTCTCATTactatttctatattttcattcctaccaaccaaacgccacctaaaatCCTTGTAAAGTTTGCTCCCACTCGTCTTTaagaattattttcaaaatttatttaaaaattaaataaaataaaaataaaaaaaatatatatttgttagaTATTAGGTGTATATTAGCTGTAAGAGAgttagatatttagtagatatttagtagatatttagtctcctaactctgtatataaatatgtattattctatgaaatcaacacacaattcgaatcactattttctacatggtatcagagcattgtgattcaaaattcaaaattcgaaattcgaaattagggttcaaaaaaaaaaaaaaaaaatttagggttTGAGTTTAGAGTTGTTTTCGAAAATCCTATTTGGAGTGAACATCTTTTCTCACCGCCCACATAGGAGGACTGCCCAGCCGACGATCTACAAACCCCCGAAGTCCGGTCGCCGGATTCCTCgcgcgtggggctcacgcgccgCCTGAAGCTTCTgcgcgtggggctcacgcgccggcgcgtggaGGCGCGTGTGACGGCGCCTTCGACGGCGTTCTGTTGCCGATTCTTCACTGGGTTCTTCTAAGCCCACTCGCATCTGTTCTAGGTTGTAATTCGCATTTGTTTGTCTTCTTCGTGTTTGGGTGTTCATTCCGTgttctttgttctttttctcCGTCCTTTGTGTTTGTTTTCGAGATTATGGCAGAGATAAGATTAGATTCAAAATCATTGTTGTTTCGATGTTGTTCCCGTGATGTCTAAAATCACGGATCATAAGTTGATTGgttcgaattatttggaatggagtAAGACGATTCGACCGTATTCgaggagtattgacaaagatgatcactGATCGACGATCCTCCCGAAGAAACAAACGATTCAAGGAAAATATGGCTCCGTGAGGATGCTcgcttgttccttcaaattcgaaattctatcgataatgaggtaattagtttgattaatcattgtgaattggttaaagaactaatgggttacttggagtttttgtattcggcaaagacaacatatctcgcatatatgatgtttgcaaagctttttatcgcgcggagaaacaagataagtctcttatgaattattttatggctttcaagaaaacatatgaagaacttaatgtgctattaccgtttagtcctgatgtaaaagttcaacagcgccaacgagaacagatggctattatgagttttcttgcAGACTCTCATCCGAATTTGACTCGCAAAGTCACAAGTTCTCTCTCGGTTCCGATGTCTCCTCTTTACAAGATgtgtttactcgtgttcttcgcaCGCAGACTACCTCTTCAACTCCTCCGAATAGCGCCTTGGTGAGTCGTAATAATTTCGCACCGAAAGAAACTCTACTCCAAGTGGATTTAAAGGAGGTAATTCACAAGGACCCGATAATCGCACACCAAATTCCGGGAGCATCATGTGCAATTATTGTAAGAAACCTGTGCCACACCAAGTTTGAGTGTAGGAAGTTACAATTTAAGAATCGACAACAACACTCGCCAATATTGCAAGCACTAGTGATGCATCCGACAAATCGGCCCTTATTTCGCCGATGAATTTGCCAAGTTCTCAAGGTATCGTGAAACActtaagtcttcatcttcttctcgtCACATCGCGATTGCCGAATCAGTAACTCTAATGCATgccttctttccaaatcctCAAAATGGGTCA
This window harbors:
- the LOC115698642 gene encoding protein ALP1-like; translated protein: MSKSPSVRNQESSFDEDGRKRRDKSTGTTSSRSAKKAKFSLALAETLTVYNETAKRKIDLYENSMTLTKHHLLDECIEALNQIDGISGEVYAKAIEKFESEVSRALVLFACAEYNRLYLTKEPCRNSALSGHEYVMEVLHGHESRCYDLFRMDKDVFILFCGVLKEKNLLRNSRYLSVEEQVSMFLFVVGHNERHRVVAERFQHSTSTISEYFRKVLRAVCRLSKELITPPSFDVVPPEIRFNPKYYPFLKNCVGAIDGTHISAHVPIDEQIPYRGRKVDTTQNVMCICSFDMKFTYVVAGWEGSANDARILSECATNPDYEFPAPPNGKYYLVDSGYTNMPGFLSPYRGERYHLNQYADRNPLGKRELFNYRHSSLRNVIERCFGVLKARFPILKQMPSYDLKIQKYIVIACCGIPNFIRTNAEKDIYFDGDEDIPEVQDTTIQSTHETLNDSVEFSISRDQIREMANVRDEIADHIWRANRR
- the LOC115698652 gene encoding uncharacterized protein LOC115698652 isoform X1, with the translated sequence MDHHHQHCSESPQTLSPPPPSSTDDTTTTITTPTCCKCGATAAFNAPPPWSEISPPNYRPIRAPAINLPPNQSQQAIILTPVPQAQRVPIETPPFQFQTPSKRIQSPEDIRRFHESFSGKNFLGFIVALSESVRGRKISDPVHHQSPITDSIVSILETLIQWVDEIPPTQMKSRYGNVSYRVWQERLVENSENLMLRFLPDDLRSSTVEIVPYFTDSFGNSSRIDYGTGHETNFAAWLYCLARLGLIKEEDYDSVVIRIFVKYMALMRKLQTVYCLEPAGSHGVWGLDDYHFLPYIFGSSQLINHKYMKPKSIHNEDILENFSHEYLYLSCIAFVKKVKKGPFSEHSPLLDDISGVPNWNKVNSGLLKMYKVEVLEKVPIMQHFIFGSLIKW
- the LOC115698652 gene encoding uncharacterized protein LOC115698652 isoform X2 yields the protein MDHHHQHCSESPQTLSPPPPSSTDDTTTTITTPTCCKCGATAAFNAPPPWSEISPPNYRPIRAPAINLPPNQSQQAIILTPVPQAQRVPIETPPFQFQTPSKRIQSPEDIRRFHESFSGKNFLGFIVALSESVRGRKISDPVHHQSPITDSIVSILETLIQWVDEIPPTQMKSRYGNVSYRVWQERLVENSENLMLRFLPDDLRSSTVEIVPYFTDSFGNSSRIDYGTGHETNFAAWLYCLARLGLIKEEDYDSVVIRIFVKYMALMRKLQTVYCLEPAGSHGVWGLDDYHFLPYIFGSSQLINHKYMKPKSIHNEDILENFSHEYLYLSCIAFVKKVKKGPFSEHSPLLDDISGVPNWNKVNSGLLKMYKVEVLEKVPIMQHFIFGSLIKW